In Bacteroidales bacterium, the genomic window CTTTATGCCTGAGCAGCAGTCTGCCGAGGATATCCGGAATCATAAAAACGGCCTTTTGCCTGTTGTCAATGCGACCCACAAAAAGAATATCCCCGGGTCTGTCGCTGCAGTTATCGTATGGCTTTGCCGCTTCTTCCGGCAAGGAAATCCCATTCAGAATGCAGGTAAGCACTTTTGCGGGAAGATAGCGGCCGGCCAGCTCCTCAATGCGGGGGCTCACCCCAACCACTTTGTCCGAGAGCGGATCAGATTCACGTTCCACCATTTGTTCGAGCTGATTGTGAACCACATGAATGATCCGGCTAAGGTCGTAAAAATATCCAGCAGCAGCATGTATATAGAAACTATGATTGTTGATGATAAAATCAAAAGACTGCTTTCTCATATAAGCTCCGATCCTGCGGGCGAAAAGGATCCTGCCAAAAGGGATCCACTCGTAAATTCCCGAATTAAAATACTTGCCGTGAAGACCTTCCTGCTCGATTCTCTGGTACCAGTTCCCTTTCCGGTCGGTACAAATAACGGACACCACATAGCCCTTCGATTTCAAAAATTTTCCCAGTTCGATAATAAAATTGCTGATTCCTCCCATATTCAGGATATAGGTGGTAATCGCTATACGGACCGCTTGCTTCTTGCCTTCTGTCTGAATCAATAGGAAAAGATTTAGATTCGTCTGTGTCTCAGATAGTAGTTTGTGAGCCGGACTCCAAAGATAAAATGCCGCAGAATTGTCGGGATCAGTCCGTAATACTGCTTCATGATTTTAAACCGCTCCTTAAGTCCTGCTTTTATATGGTGTTCGGTAAGCCCCCCTTCCAGGAACCTGGAGAGAATCAAGCTGGTATTATGAATCCGCGCAGAACTCCTTACCGAGCGGATGGCCCAGTCGATATCTGCAGAGAACCGGTAGTCGAGATTATACATCGGGGCTAACTCCCGCTTTACAAGAATGGACTGATGACAGACCACCATCCCCTGCCGGAATGATCTCCAGGTAAGCCGGCCGGGAGGTTTTAAGCGTCTGTCTCCAATCTCGTTCTGCTTCTCATCGATGATCATGGTCCCCCCGTAAATAATATCGGGCAGGCCATCGAGCCCCCTGAACATCTTCTCTACGGTATCATTCTGGTAGATCTGATCGCCTGCATTCAGAAACCAGACATAATCGCCCGAGGCCACTTTCAACCCTTTATTCATGGCATCATAGAGTCCCTGATCCGGTTCGCTGATCACCCGGTCGACCCCCTTGAATCCGGCAATGACCTCCAGGGTGTGATCGGTAGATTCCCCATCAACGATGATGTACTCTATCTGCCTGTAGGTCTGATCCATCACACTCTGCACGGTCCTGCCAATATGCTTCTCTCCGTTGTAGACCACTGTAATCACAGATATAAGGGGAGTATTTTTCATGATTCCGCCTTTTGTTTCAGCAGATCGCTGTACAAAGCCAGATGCATCTCCACGGAACGGTCCATGGAAAAGCGTTCAAGCGTCATCTGGCGGGTTTGTGCAGAAAGCTGTTCATAGGTATCCAGGGAAAGGACCCACTTTATGCCTTCCGCCAGTTCCCCGGAAGATTTGCAGGAGGCCAGGTATCCATTTTGCCTGTGAGCGATCATTCCAGGGATTCCTCCCGTCCGGAAACCCACTACCGGGGTTCCGCATAACATGGATTCCAGAATGGTGTTTGGGAGATTATCCTGCAGGGAGGGGATCGCAAAAAGATGCGCGGCACTGTATAGTTCCACCATTGTACGTACCGATTGAACAAAGGCAATATTGCGGGCAGGCAGGGGGAAGGTACGGGCCACGTCCTCCCTGGTCTTGCCGAAAAGGAGGATCTCCACCTCCCCTGCCGTTTCCATATCTTCGGCGAGTATCCGGATGGCTTCCTGGAAGTAACTGAATCCTTTGAGCACATTTTTCATGGTGGCCGCTCCGAACAGAATGTACTTTTTGGAAGGATCAAGACCCAGCGCTAAACAGGCCTGTTTCCTTTCTACAGGCGCAAACAAATGGGGATCGACGGGATTAGGAATCGTAAGCACTTTCCAGTGCCGCAGCAGGGAACTGGCACGGACACACTCCTGAAGCCAGTCGCTGGGGGTAATTACAGTCACCTCACTATTCCGGAACAAGCGTTCCTTTTTCTTCCAGATACGATGCGACAAATCTCCTTTCCCGGGTTTTTTCAAATAGGGACAGCTTCCGCACTCCCGGGTATATTCTTTGCAATCCAGGGCATAATGGCAGCCTCCCGTGAAAGGCCACATATCATGAAAGGTCCAGACCATCGGCTTCCCCGTCTGAAGCAGTTCGCTCAAGGATCTTAGAGAGAGAAAACCGGCATTGATCCAGTGCAGATGAATCACATCGGCCTCCGTCACGTGCCGGTTCCGGATCAGGCTCTCGCCCGTGTTGGCCAGGGAAAAGAGAAAACGAATGCTTTTGGACCTCTCCTTCCTGATGAATACCAGGCGTTCCCAGATAAAGCGGATCAGGTTGATCCATTCCTTTATCCGTCCGCCGGTGGTGGAAAAGATCTCCTCCTTCTCATCAGCTCCCTCCTGAACCAGCATTTTCACATTCGCATTTTTCGACCTGAGAGCCTCCAGTAACCTTCGGGAGGCTATGGCAGCTCCTCCTGTACGGGGAGATTTGCTGATAAGGAGTATCTTCCTCTTCACAATGCAAATAAAGCAAATAATATTAACTTGTCACGCCATGAACAGCAGTAAAACCAGGGAAACGGAGGCCAGTTTTTCGGGCCGGAAATTATACGGGGACGACTTCTCTCAGGAACAGATCGCCCGCTGGTTCGAGGAGGAAGCGGAAGCTTATGCGGAGCTTGGAAACAGGGAAATCTCCGACTACTCTTACCAGTATCATGCATTGAACCGCATCCATGGTTTCCGGCACATAAAAAAGATTGCAGGCTTTGACCAGGTACTGGGGCTGGGTGCGGCATGGGGACATGAGTTCTTACCGGTCATTCATAAGATCAAAAACCTGGTGATTGCAGAACCGTCGGAAAACCTTCGCAGCGAAGAGATTGGATCATTAAAACCGGTCTATATAAAACCTGAAATAAAGGGCACCCTGGAATTTGAGGATAATACCTTTGACCTGGTAAGCTGCTTCGGGACCCTGCATCATATTCCGAATGTGACTTTTGTCCTGGGCGAATTAATTCGTGTATTGAAGCCAGGGGGACACCTCCTCCTCAGAGAACCCATCATATCCCTGGGCGACTGGAACAGGCCCCGGCCCGGACTGACCAGCAATGAACGGGGAATCCCGGTTTCTCATTTCGAAGAGTTCTTCAAGAAGCAGCCTGTAGAGCGTATTTCCAGGTCCTATTGCCTTAGCATGACCTACCAGTTTCAAAAAATACTGAAGAATGTGCTCAAAAAGCCCCTGATCACCTACAGCTGGTATATCCATGCAGACCGCCTGCTTTCCTCCCTGCTGGGATGGAATGTCAGGTATCATGCCTTGAAGAAGCGGCACCGGATAGCCCCTTCCAATATCTTTTATGTGATCAGGAAGATTTAATAGCGGTTCAACCACTTGTAGCGGCGGGCATTGTCCCCGAGTTTAACGGAAAGTGTGACTTCGTGGGACCCGTAATTAAAATGCCCGATTTCTGAGAATGCCCAGTCAAAGGAATAGCCAAAATACAGACTCTCAACTTTTACTCCCAGAAGCAGAATCACGCTTTGATTGGTCCGGTATGAGAGTCCGCCCCAGAATTGTTCATCGAAATACAGCTTCATAGTAAAATCCCCCTGAGGATTCCAATTCTCAGAGGTCTTTAATAAAGCTCCTGGTTCCAGCTCCAGCATATCGGAAAGCCTGAAACGATATGCTCCCAGCAGCCAGTAATGCCTGAAGGTCTTAAAATCTGCAATCTCGTTGCCCCCCACCTTCACAGAGGACTGCAGAAGGTTGCTGACTGAGAATCCAACGAAATACTTAGGATCCCAGAAGAATACCCCAAAATCGGCATCCGGGCTGTAGGCCACGGTTCTGAAGTTGCCATCCATCACCGGGTCGCCATCCTCGCCAAAGGTGAGTTGTTCGCTATTGATCCTGTATTGAAATGCCTTGGCAGCCAGCCCAAAGGAGAGTTGCTGCCTGTTCATGAAAATATGATAAGCATAGGTGAAGGAAGCTCCCGTCCGTGCCACATTTGCATTTACATCATTGACCAGATAAGCGCCCAATCCTACTCGCCCTTTTGTGCTGGGCTTAAGCCTGTTGTCACTTTTAACTGGACGTTTGATGATCTTATAGGACTTCCGGAGAACCCTCGTTTGCCAGGAGGCCGAATAGGTCCGCGGAGCCTGATTAAATCCCAGCCATTGCTGTCTGGCCGTGGTATTGAAAGAGGTATAACCATCGTATCCGGCCATGGCCGGGTTGACAACAAATCCATTTAGAACATATTGTGAAAATATGGGTAACTGCTGTGCCATAAGCTTACCTGCCATTCCCGCTGTCAGAAGCAATATGATATAAATCCTCCTCCTTCTCATTTCTCTCTATTACGCTCCTATCTGACAATGGTTACGTTCCCGGTAATGGCAGGCTCCCCATTTTCAAGACGAATGATATAGTGGTAAGAATCGATGGGCAGGCGTCTGCCATCAAATGTGCCATCCCAGGGATCATCTGCAGCATTGGGGGAATAATAAACACGGCTGCCCCACCGGTCAAAGATCCTCAATTCAGCACTTGGGTAAAGCTCCAGTCCCTCGATCATCCAGAGATCATTATAACCGTCCCCGTTGGGCGAGAATGCATTGGGAATTACCAGGCAGGACTCATGGGTATACCCTATATAAATGGTATCGGTCATCACACAGGCATGTGCATCGGTCACGGTAGCAATGTATTCTCCCGGGTATATTTCGTTGAAGGAGTCCTCATTATCGGGCAGACCCATATTCCATGATATGTCATAGGGGAAGATACCTCCATCAATATACAGACGCAACTCTCCATCAGGCTTATCCCGGCAGAATGCATCCTCCGTATCAAAAGAAAGCTCCAGGGAATCGGGATCTATCAGTTCTGCTTCGGTCTCCACGAAGCAATCATTCAGGTCCTCGATTCTGACCTGATGAATTCCCGACGGAAGATTCCCTGTAACTCTTCCTGTCAGTACATCATTCACCCACACTTCGTAATCATCCACGGTATAAATGGTACCCCCTGTAATCAGCAGTTCGATCTGTCCGCTTGCATCTCCGTAACATAAAGGATCCTCCAGCTGCATGGAGTAATCAAGGGGCAGGGGATCTTCAAGAACCACCTGGGCCGAATCGACACAGCCATGTTGGTCAATAACCACCAATCGGTAGGTCCCGGCAGGTACATTCGCCAGGTTCCTGGTGGTGGCCCCCGTATTCCAGGAATAGGTGTAGGGCGGAGTTCCACCCAGGGTATCCACATGAATGATTCCATCTGAGGCGTTGGTACAGGAAATAACTGCCCCGTGATAATCGCTGGCCACAAGCAGTTCCACTCCAAAATGGTCCGCTTCAAAGACCTCTGCGCTATCGATAAGGATGCAACCGTTATCGTCGGTAATCACAATGGTATATACACCAGCCAACAAACTGTCAATATCTTCCGTAAGCTCTCCATTATTCCACAGGAAGTTAAAGGGATCGACACCCCCGTAGGCGACCATATCGATCTTTCCGGTAGCCGACCCAAAACAGAAAGCACTATCCACCATGAAAGTATCAATCACAAGGGGATCTGGATCGAGCAGTTCATAGCTCTCCAAATAGGTACATCCGTTGATATCGGTCACCAGTACCGTATAGTTCCCTTCTCGAAGGCCTGCCTGGTCCCTGGACAAAGGATCGGCCAGGTTCCCGATGTCGGTCGACCACAGGTAAGTATTTTGCAGCGAATCGGCTCCTCCAAGAGGAATCAGAGTGATGGAACCTGTAGAATCTCCCGCGCAGGCGATCTCCCAGTCATTGATACGAGGAATTACGGTATCCAGGCCCAGTGGATTGGGTTCAATCAGTTCAAAGACCGTATTCAGGGTACACCCCAGACTATCGGTGATAGTCAGATGAAAGGTATCGGCCACCAGGTCGTAAATATCCTGCTGAGTGGGATCGGGCAGCGTTGAACGACCCGGGCTCCACAGATAAGCATGAGACTCAATACCGCCGGAAGAAGAGATCTCAATAAAGCCATCATTGTCCCCGAAGCAGGTAATGTTCCAGCCGTTTAGTTCCCGGACAGAATCTACCTCCAGTAAGATTTGCGCAGGTTCATAAAGGGTATACTCTGCCGTCTGTTCACATCCATAGCGATCGGTAAGAAGCAGATTATAAGTGCCACCACTCAAGGAGCTTTGCAGGCTGTCGCCCGGAACCAGGTCGCTTTCGCCCGGGGGACCGGTCCATAGGAAGGTATTTGGATAATCGGCCGTATGGCCGCCGCTTACTTCTATATCGATGAAACCGTCGTCCGCCCCAAAACAACTGATATCCACAGTATCGAATACTGGCTGAATATCCAGACGGGTGATGGAGATCGTATCGGGTTCGGACAGCACATTGGTTATATCGCCCTGATTCATGTTATAACAATTTTCCGTGTCGTAGGCCCACAACCTGTATTCTCCGGCGGGCAGACCACTTACCAACGCGGAGTAGGTCCCGCCGCTCTGTGCAACAGGCTGGTTGTATACCTCCGCCCCCGTATTCTCATCCTCTACAATCAGGGTATAACCCGGGAATCCGCCGGAGATACTATTTACCACGATTTCTCCCGTGCTCTCTCCGAAACAGCTGACCTCGTAATTGCCATACCTCCGGACTGTTGTATCAATACTGATCAATTTAGCCGAACCAATCCAGAAGAGGTCTCTGATCTCGCAACGGTTGGTATCATTCAGCGTCAGCCGGTAGGGACCGGCAGTTCCGGCTAGCACATCCTCCGCAGTACTGTTGTATCCGAAGGGCCCGGTCCACTGGTATGAATAACCCTCAATACCCCCCGTGGGAGAAATGTCAATGGAACCATCATTCCTGTTATCGGCCAGACAGGTCGCATCGACAATAACCGCCGGGGCCACCAGGGTATCGGGCTGGGTGAGGGTAATGGTATCCCCAAAAGCACAACCAATGGCATCGACCACATCAAACCAGTACAGTCCCTCTCCCATATTTGTCTGGATAGAATCATCAGGAACCATATTCGCGGAAGATCCTCCCAGGGTATACCAGTCAAAATCATAAGGATTTCTATTGTACCCACCCCTGACATTGGAATGCAGAAGGACATCTTCCAGTCCGTAACACCGGACCGCATGACCACCCACATAGGAAGTGTCAGGCTCCAGGAGACCAATCAATTCAGGAGCTACCTGGACCGTGATGGAGTCATAGGCGGTGCCGGGACAATCCTTGCCCTGGCCATTCACGTTCCTGATCACCGGGATATACCGGTAGGTGATGTCTTCAATAAAATACCCATTATTTATAACGGTGGTCTGATCCAGGTTTTCAATAAGATAGTCTCCACTCAATCTTTCATTATCCACATTGGGTTCATTATAGACAAAAGTATTCAGATCATAGATAAAATTGCCCGTGGTGCTGTCAATGTTCTCATTCATCAGGATCAGATATCCCTGGTCAAAGCACACCGCCGTATCCTGGGGCCTCGACAGCTGGGCAGTCATCCTGGGCTCCGGATTCACATCAATGAAGAAGGTCGTATCGGTACCCATGCATCCTTCGGTAGAAATAAATGGAAGGATGTTATAACTAAGCCGGCCATAGCCTGTATGCGGATTCAGTACGTCTGACTGATCCAGGTTGTTGGCAACCGCAAGCGTATCTCCGTATGCAGACGGGTCAATCACATTCAGCAATCCATTGTCGTTGGTAACCACCAGTTCGAAATAGAGCGGATGGGTGGCATAGGCCAGTGAATCAGTAAGAATGGTAAAGCCATCATCATAACAGAGGCTGTCTTCCAGCAGGGTATAATCGAGTCCTGGAACAGGGTTGAGATAGATATATACAGTGGTATCACTTCCATTGTTGCAGAAGCCTCCCTCATGCCCCAGCCTGTCATCTCTGATCCTAGCCGTAAAGTGGTAGCTGATCAGCTGAACCGTAACGCTGTTGTTGATAAGCAGATCCGAAATGGACTGATCGGGGAGGAACTCGCCATCGGGGGTAATGGAGCCGGATACGTCAAGCGGATCATAGCTTACTACCAGGTCATAAACCAGTGTTCCTCCCATAATGCTGCCCTGACTGGTAGAGACATTTATCTCTACGGTGCTGTTATCGCAGATAATGGTATCCGGAACAGCCACCTGTATGCCCGGTGACGGATTGATCCAGATCCTTACCGTAACGGGCCCGTTATAGCAAAACTCCCCAAAATGACCCGGACGGGTATCCCGTATCCTTGCCGTAAAGGTATAGTCCACCGGCTGGGCCTCCAGGGAATGATTTATATAAATATCGGTAATCGGGGTGCCCGAAGGCAGGGTCTCCGAAGCACCTGAAGCCCTGGAAATAACAGTCACCTCTGAGCCATAAACAGCACTGACGGTATACTCCTTCACCCCATATACCAGGCCCAGTCCATCCTCCACTGAAATCACGGCTGTATCGTTATTACAGAATATGGTATCGGGGAAACTAACTAAGATCCGGGGGGTGGGATTCACCCAAATAGTCACGGTAGTATCCCGGCCGTTTTCACAATCTCCATCAAAATCAGAAGGTCCGATTCTCGGTGTAAACCGATAGATCACCTTATGGACAACCGTATCCATATTGGTGAGCAGATCCTGGATCTGGATGCTGTCGACAGGGTAAATGCCCCCGGGGCGGGCACCGATGATCTCCGCATCCGGAAACACCTCCAGGTTGTAGAACCAATCTCCACGTACATAAGGATTAAGACTGTTTACCTTGATGTCTGCCAACCCCTCATTACAGATTAAAGTGTCCATAACTTCAACCAGGACATCGGGAACCGGATTGACCCAGACCACAATGGTCGTATCGATCCCGTTATTGCACCAATCCCCGTCATCGTCTCTGATACGCGGAATAAAACGATAGCTGACACTCCGGGCTTCATTGCTGGTGTTATTCAGGGTGTAATTATAAACCGCATCCCCTGCAAAAGTCTGGCTCCCTGAACTTACCCCGGTAATGCCCGGATCCACACTGATCTCCAGGGTTCCGTCCCAAATCCTAAGGATGGGATTATTGGGGTTTCTTAACTGCAGTGTCAGGGGATCCCCATCGCATAAGACCGTGTCGCTGACCGTAACCCGTACCTCCGGGGTGGGATTCACCCAGATCACTATCGTTGTATCATTTCCACCTGCACAAAGATCCGGATCCGGGGTTTTAGTCGGAGTGAAAGTGTATTCAACCTTATGAACAATGGTATCATGATTGATCAAAGGATCGATCAGCAGCGTATCAGCGATTCCTTCCACCCCGGATCGGGCTCCGGTAATCTGCGGATCGGGATTCACCACCAGGTTGTACTCCCAGGCTCCGTTCACAAATATATTGGGATTGCTGATCCAAATGTTCGCAGAATCACCGTTACAGAGTATGGAATCCTGGGCATACACGCGGATGGCGGGAGTCGGGTTTACCCATACACGGATGGTGGTGTCTATTCCATTTTCACAATCAATTCCCAGATCACCGGGGGAAATCCTGGGTGTAAAAATATAATCTACAAAGTGGAAGATGGTGTCATGGTTGATTAGGTGGTCGGTCAGCACCACATCTGTCCCATCATATTCACCCCCGATATCATTTCCCGTCATCCCGAAGTCATAGACGACTGTCAGGTTATATTTCCAGTCCCCCATGACCGGAATATTCGGATTTCGCACGAAGAGATTAATAAGGTCTTCGTTACAAATCATCGTGTTGGCGATATTCACCCGGATTTCCGGAGTCGGATTCACCCAGATCCAGACGGTGGTATCAACCCCGGAACCACAATCCGCTCCCAGATTACCAGGAGTAATCCGCGGGGTAAAATGATAGGGGATCCTGTGCGCGACGGTATCATGATTAACCAGGTGATCCATCAGATTAAGGTCGCCGGCCGTGTACTCACCACCAATCCCCAGGCCTGTAACATGCTCCCCGTAATCGACTGTCATATTGTATTTCCATTCGCCGTGAGCAGTGACATTG contains:
- a CDS encoding glycosyltransferase family 4 protein, with translation MIQTEGKKQAVRIAITTYILNMGGISNFIIELGKFLKSKGYVVSVICTDRKGNWYQRIEQEGLHGKYFNSGIYEWIPFGRILFARRIGAYMRKQSFDFIINNHSFYIHAAAGYFYDLSRIIHVVHNQLEQMVERESDPLSDKVVGVSPRIEELAGRYLPAKVLTCILNGISLPEEAAKPYDNCSDRPGDILFVGRIDNRQKAVFMIPDILGRLLLRHKGVRLTVVGEGPDLDKLRQLTARRSLTEHIRFTGRVAPAGVEDYYREHKILLLPSNFEGHPLTLMEAMAHACVPVSSLLPQCTDICIEQGSSGYLVEPGKADEFAQRIAELLGSPDLLNLQSKNAAKRARDHFSSSLSHGKYLELIQSFEGREMKRNKTTLINRKYLSWKEMVPFRGVLFFKRIILKAF
- a CDS encoding glycosyltransferase family 2 protein, which gives rise to MKNTPLISVITVVYNGEKHIGRTVQSVMDQTYRQIEYIIVDGESTDHTLEVIAGFKGVDRVISEPDQGLYDAMNKGLKVASGDYVWFLNAGDQIYQNDTVEKMFRGLDGLPDIIYGGTMIIDEKQNEIGDRRLKPPGRLTWRSFRQGMVVCHQSILVKRELAPMYNLDYRFSADIDWAIRSVRSSARIHNTSLILSRFLEGGLTEHHIKAGLKERFKIMKQYYGLIPTILRHFIFGVRLTNYYLRHRRI
- a CDS encoding glycosyltransferase: MKRKILLISKSPRTGGAAIASRRLLEALRSKNANVKMLVQEGADEKEEIFSTTGGRIKEWINLIRFIWERLVFIRKERSKSIRFLFSLANTGESLIRNRHVTEADVIHLHWINAGFLSLRSLSELLQTGKPMVWTFHDMWPFTGGCHYALDCKEYTRECGSCPYLKKPGKGDLSHRIWKKKERLFRNSEVTVITPSDWLQECVRASSLLRHWKVLTIPNPVDPHLFAPVERKQACLALGLDPSKKYILFGAATMKNVLKGFSYFQEAIRILAEDMETAGEVEILLFGKTREDVARTFPLPARNIAFVQSVRTMVELYSAAHLFAIPSLQDNLPNTILESMLCGTPVVGFRTGGIPGMIAHRQNGYLASCKSSGELAEGIKWVLSLDTYEQLSAQTRQMTLERFSMDRSVEMHLALYSDLLKQKAES
- a CDS encoding class I SAM-dependent methyltransferase codes for the protein MNSSKTRETEASFSGRKLYGDDFSQEQIARWFEEEAEAYAELGNREISDYSYQYHALNRIHGFRHIKKIAGFDQVLGLGAAWGHEFLPVIHKIKNLVIAEPSENLRSEEIGSLKPVYIKPEIKGTLEFEDNTFDLVSCFGTLHHIPNVTFVLGELIRVLKPGGHLLLREPIISLGDWNRPRPGLTSNERGIPVSHFEEFFKKQPVERISRSYCLSMTYQFQKILKNVLKKPLITYSWYIHADRLLSSLLGWNVRYHALKKRHRIAPSNIFYVIRKI
- a CDS encoding type IX secretion system membrane protein PorP/SprF; protein product: MRRRRIYIILLLTAGMAGKLMAQQLPIFSQYVLNGFVVNPAMAGYDGYTSFNTTARQQWLGFNQAPRTYSASWQTRVLRKSYKIIKRPVKSDNRLKPSTKGRVGLGAYLVNDVNANVARTGASFTYAYHIFMNRQQLSFGLAAKAFQYRINSEQLTFGEDGDPVMDGNFRTVAYSPDADFGVFFWDPKYFVGFSVSNLLQSSVKVGGNEIADFKTFRHYWLLGAYRFRLSDMLELEPGALLKTSENWNPQGDFTMKLYFDEQFWGGLSYRTNQSVILLLGVKVESLYFGYSFDWAFSEIGHFNYGSHEVTLSVKLGDNARRYKWLNRY
- a CDS encoding gliding motility-associated C-terminal domain-containing protein, whose translation is MTDIHGNTNTCTQDITVTDDEAPTFTVPADVTICRNPDCAYDSDPSVTGDVTDEWDNCSMSIEAIYNDDFTNLTSCDKAGYIIRTWTLSDASGNELSQNQIIWVEAVPVVVPLTSDTIQCDSTFTNIQLTSPSIFTSGNITFNYTVTASVGVTGYTSPVSALPLDHIIADQLINPTNAVQTVTYNITPINPTTCPDGVTQAVTIYVNPTPQFTVSSPDTLVCDASSVVLDLTDGMGMVEGTKVYELSRTYDPADLTVITGQPDGEYYLSTDDISDQLINNTDLAQSITYHFVARIRDDRAGNNFGYCDHGIDTTITIWINPTPNISVEASDSVLCNGETTVLTVTNPNTSVRGNWIYYLEVDADPLIGGAIGDQSGVTTPSYTQTLTNNDTVVRRVQYHFIPRIDPVDGGDDCENGRDTTIVIWVNPTPEVRVTVSDTVLCDGDPLTLQLRNPNNPILRIWDGTLEISVDPGITGVSSGSQTFAGDAVYNYTLNNTSNEARSVSYRFIPRIRDDDGDWCNNGIDTTIVVWVNPVPDVLVEVMDTLICNEGLADIKVNSLNPYVRGDWFYNLEVFPDAEIIGARPGGIYPVDSIQIQDLLTNMDTVVHKVIYRFTPRIGPSDFDGDCENGRDTTVTIWVNPTPEIRVSADSVICSEGTATIQVDNPNFPIRGNWTYDLVVTPDPGITGASGSQAGITTTLFNETLSNNSVEAQKVEYHFTPWIYPDDSGADCGGGRDTTITVWVNPTPRIEVEAPDTVLCNDEDVLFEVKIPNVTAHGEWKYNMTVDYGEHVTGLGIGGEYTAGDLNLMDHLVNHDTVAHRIPYHFTPRITPGNLGADCGSGVDTTVWIWVNPTPEIRVNIANTMICNEDLINLFVRNPNIPVMGDWKYNLTVVYDFGMTGNDIGGEYDGTDVVLTDHLINHDTIFHFVDYIFTPRISPGDLGIDCENGIDTTIRVWVNPTPAIRVYAQDSILCNGDSANIWISNPNIFVNGAWEYNLVVNPDPQITGARSGVEGIADTLLIDPLINHDTIVHKVEYTFTPTKTPDPDLCAGGNDTTIVIWVNPTPEVRVTVSDTVLCDGDPLTLQLRNPNNPILRIWDGTLEISVDPGITGVSSGSQTFAGDAVYNYTLNNTSNEARSVSYRFIPRIRDDDGDWCNNGIDTTIVVWVNPVPDVLVEVMDTLICNEGLADIKVNSLNPYVRGDWFYNLEVFPDAEIIGARPGGIYPVDSIQIQDLLTNMDTVVHKVIYRFTPRIGPSDFDGDCENGRDTTVTIWVNPTPRILVSFPDTIFCNNDTAVISVEDGLGLVYGVKEYTVSAVYGSEVTVISRASGASETLPSGTPITDIYINHSLEAQPVDYTFTARIRDTRPGHFGEFCYNGPVTVRIWINPSPGIQVAVPDTIICDNSTVEINVSTSQGSIMGGTLVYDLVVSYDPLDVSGSITPDGEFLPDQSISDLLINNSVTVQLISYHFTARIRDDRLGHEGGFCNNGSDTTVYIYLNPVPGLDYTLLEDSLCYDDGFTILTDSLAYATHPLYFELVVTNDNGLLNVIDPSAYGDTLAVANNLDQSDVLNPHTGYGRLSYNILPFISTEGCMGTDTTFFIDVNPEPRMTAQLSRPQDTAVCFDQGYLILMNENIDSTTGNFIYDLNTFVYNEPNVDNERLSGDYLIENLDQTTVINNGYFIEDITYRYIPVIRNVNGQGKDCPGTAYDSITVQVAPELIGLLEPDTSYVGGHAVRCYGLEDVLLHSNVRGGYNRNPYDFDWYTLGGSSANMVPDDSIQTNMGEGLYWFDVVDAIGCAFGDTITLTQPDTLVAPAVIVDATCLADNRNDGSIDISPTGGIEGYSYQWTGPFGYNSTAEDVLAGTAGPYRLTLNDTNRCEIRDLFWIGSAKLISIDTTVRRYGNYEVSCFGESTGEIVVNSISGGFPGYTLIVEDENTGAEVYNQPVAQSGGTYSALVSGLPAGEYRLWAYDTENCYNMNQGDITNVLSEPDTISITRLDIQPVFDTVDISCFGADDGFIDIEVSGGHTADYPNTFLWTGPPGESDLVPGDSLQSSLSGGTYNLLLTDRYGCEQTAEYTLYEPAQILLEVDSVRELNGWNITCFGDNDGFIEISSSGGIESHAYLWSPGRSTLPDPTQQDIYDLVADTFHLTITDSLGCTLNTVFELIEPNPLGLDTVIPRINDWEIACAGDSTGSITLIPLGGADSLQNTYLWSTDIGNLADPLSRDQAGLREGNYTVLVTDINGCTYLESYELLDPDPLVIDTFMVDSAFCFGSATGKIDMVAYGGVDPFNFLWNNGELTEDIDSLLAGVYTIVITDDNGCILIDSAEVFEADHFGVELLVASDYHGAVISCTNASDGIIHVDTLGGTPPYTYSWNTGATTRNLANVPAGTYRLVVIDQHGCVDSAQVVLEDPLPLDYSMQLEDPLCYGDASGQIELLITGGTIYTVDDYEVWVNDVLTGRVTGNLPSGIHQVRIEDLNDCFVETEAELIDPDSLELSFDTEDAFCRDKPDGELRLYIDGGIFPYDISWNMGLPDNEDSFNEIYPGEYIATVTDAHACVMTDTIYIGYTHESCLVIPNAFSPNGDGYNDLWMIEGLELYPSAELRIFDRWGSRVYYSPNAADDPWDGTFDGRRLPIDSYHYIIRLENGEPAITGNVTIVR